GCGCTCATAACTTCGCTCATTACGTGATGCGTCGAGTGATCCAAAACCAAACCTTTGTCTCAAAATCGCGCGCATTCTAACAAACCCGCGCAAAATCGCCGCGCGACCACTCGATTTAGCGCCGCATATCGCCCGCGCAAACAAAACGGCAAGCGCGATCGCGATCGGTTTTGATTCGGTCTTTTACGCGCGGCGACGGACTAGCCGATCTCTACGATACGATCAAGCGCCAACCGGCAAGAGGATCGCGCGCGATCAGTAAAACGCCGACGCGATCTAGCAGCGAAAGGCGAAACGGGCGGTTTCGTCGTCTAAAACCGCGTTAGATTATACGAACTAGCCGATCTCTACGATACGATCCGCACACCAACCGGCAATAGAGAGATCGTGCGTGATCAGTAAAACGCCGACGCGATCTAGCAGCGAAACAAGTAGTTTCATTACCTCAAGTTGCGTCAGATTATCAAGCGCGCTAGTCGGCTCGTCGGCGAGAATCAATTCGGGCTTCATAAGCAAGGCGCGCAGGATCGACGCTCTTTGAAGCTGCCCGCCGCTTAATTCGTGCGGTTTGCGACTTAGCAAAGCGTAATCGATCGCCAGATTTTCGCAAAGCGCGGGCGCGTCGTCGAGCGGCGCGCAGTCGGCGATCTGATTTGCGATCGAGTAAGTAGGGTGAAAGGAGCTATACGGGTCTTGAAATATCCAGCTAAAACGCGCGGCTTTGATCGTTCCTTTTTTAGGTTTTAGTCGCCTCGCGATCAACTCCAAAAGCGTGGATTTGCCGCTACCGCTAGGTCCCGCTAACGCGACGACTTCGCCTTTGGCGATCGCTAAATCAAACCCGTTAAAAAGCGTTCGTTCGCCGTCGTATCCAAACTCCAAATCCCTTATTTCAAGCGTCATTATCCGTTTCCGCTTTGTCCAGATCGCTCAAAATCGTTTCGCCTTTAGCCCAATTTTCGCGCTCCACCTCGTCAAAAACAATATAGCAGGACGGTTTTGGCTTATTCGCCACGCGCTCCATCGTCTCGCTAAACGCTTTGGCGATCGCTCGCTTTTGCTCGATCGTAAGTTTTGAGGCTACCCTAACGTTGATATACGGCATATTCCGCCTCCGCTAAGTAATAATTAACGTTCGCTTCATGGTAAGCAAACGCGGTAAAATTCTAGCGATTTTAACCCGCCTAAAGCAAAATCAGCGCGCCGTCGCTAAGCGGTATCGCCTTTTTTGTGCGCTCAAAACTAGACAGCTCCCGTTTCAACGTCTCCATAAAATCGGGTTTGATATGGTTAACGTAAATAGTTACGTCCTCTCTCTTTAAACGTCCAAGCTCTTCGTTTAGCAGTTTCGGCGTTAAATGTCCGCTGTCTAAAGCGAGCTTTTCGTAATCGGACGGAAAAGACGCCTCGATAATGATCGAGGCTATATCCGTATCCTCGTTCAGTATGTCCCATATATTCGCGCATCTGCTAGTATCGGAGGTAAACATAATTTTTTTGCCCTCTTTTTCGATCACGTAACCGACGCTTTCAACGGCGTGATTGGTCTTAAACGGCGTTAGCTTAACGTCGTCAACCTCGTAGCATACGTTTGGCTCTATCTCGCGCATTATTATGACCGGATCGCTGGAGTTAAGTAGCGAGATCGCCGCGAAATTAGGCCATATCTCGTCGTTAAAAATATGTTTTTTAAGCGTTTTGACGGTGTGAGGCAAGCCGTATATATTGATCGGTCGATCGCGGGAGGCGAAAAAAGCGTCGATCAAAAACGGTAGATCCATAATATGATCGAGATGGCTGTGAGTTAGAAAAATATGATTGATCTCGTTTGCGCTAAATCCAAGCGGGCTTAATAGGTTTCCCGCGTCGATCGCTACGGAATCGCTGACCAGAAGAGAGGTCGTGGATTTATCGTTAAGCCGCCCCCCGTAAGCTCCCAGCATGGTTATGCCGCTCATTTTAGCTCCCGTTTTTCACTAAACGCGCATATCGCGCCAACTATCAAAGGTAAATCCCGCAAAATCGCCGCGAACGCCTTCGCTCGGTTTAACTCGAACGCTTTACAAACGGCGATCGCGCCCTCTCTTGACGGATTGCGAAATAATAGTATGACTTTCATAAGCGATAGGGCGCGACAAAACCGCGCAAACCTACGAAAACGTCTTTTGCCAGAAACCAAAGCGCCGAAATAACGGCGTAAAACGCGCGTAGGCGATAGGAAAGCGGGTATCCAGAGATATAGCGCCCGTTAGATTGGGGCGGATGGATAACGCGCGATCTTCTTTTCAGCTCGCGATACGCGCTCGCTACCGCGCTAGTCTTAAGTAGGTGGATTGCAGTGATAAGCGGTCAACTTCCGCCCCTAAAAAAGGCGTCTGTTTCGACGGCATTCTGGCAGATCGCGGGCGAGACCCCTCCCCCGTCCGAAAGAAAGGCGTTTGCTATTCGAAAAACGCTACCCTAAACGTCTTGAAAGGCGAGATCTCAATAAAAAAGGCGGCTTGCTATAAAAACGATGGCGCGCAAGCCGAAGGAACAAGCGAGACCCTCCAACAAAAAGGGGGCGTTTGCGCTTCGCGGGGTTTTGCCCTTGAGCGGAGCGGAGAGACCCCCCTAAGTCCAAAAATGTTTGCGCTATTGACGATACGCGCGGAAAAAGTCCCCGCTCCAAAAAAGCGTTTGTTTTCAGCGGCGCGGGCGCATATGCGGTTCATAAGCTCGCCTCGCCGCCGCGCGCTTCCAAAAAAGGCGCTAGTTCGGCGCGAAGCTAATTATCCGCAATAGCAAACGCGGCGGCTTGTAGCTTTCTGGAAAGGATTAACGCGGCGCTAAGCGGATTTTGTCGCGATCATTCGTATCTCCTATTGGCGAGACGAGCGATAATTGACGGCGTTGGCGCGCGGCAACGATAAGCGCCGATAAAGCTTTGGCGTTAGTAGCCGTAGTATTGGCGCTTTTACCGAATCGTTGAACGCGACTTTCCAGAGGGGCGGCGCGAACAATCAATTGACTGTACGCGCCGCATAAAGACAACTATCGCTTTGAATCAAAAACTTAAGACGCTAAAAGGCGCGCTTAAACAGCGCCTCTATGCGCAGTATTGTGATAATGCTATCCTCGCGTTTGCCAACGCCGTAGATATGATTATCGTCGCCGTCTAAGCTCTCCGGCGCCGGATCGATATCGGACTCTTTAAGACGAATCGTTTCGGTGAGTTTATCGATCACAAAACCGCTTACCTGATTTTTGTTGCGAATCACAATAAAGCGCGTTTCGTCCGTATAAGAGGATCGCTGTTCGTTAAATTTACGTTTTAAATCGATTAGCGGAAGCACGTTGCCGCGCAGATTAAACACGCCCACCACATAATCCGGCGTGGACGGAACGCGGATCGCGGCTAGCGGCTTGATAATCTCTTGGATAGAGAGAATTGGCACCGCAAACTCCTCCTCGTCCACCATAAAACAGACGAGTTGCACCACGTCTTCGTCGTGAGTAGGCGCGTTTTGCATTTTTTTTTGCTTCTGCTGATTTTGTATAACCTGTTTTAATTGCTCGCTCATGCCGTTAGCTCCGCGTTAAAATTGATGTTGCGCTTGACGACGTTCGTGAGATATTCGGGCGAATACGGTTTGGTGATGTATTCGGTCATGCCCGCCTCCACGCCGCGCATGCGATCGGTCTTGCCCGAGCGCGAGGTTACCGCGATAAGCGGCATATGTTTGAAGCGGCTGTATTTGCGAATCTCGCCGGCAAGCGTATATCCGTCCATTTTGGGCAT
The sequence above is drawn from the Helicobacteraceae bacterium genome and encodes:
- a CDS encoding chemotaxis protein CheW codes for the protein MSEQLKQVIQNQQKQKKMQNAPTHDEDVVQLVCFMVDEEEFAVPILSIQEIIKPLAAIRVPSTPDYVVGVFNLRGNVLPLIDLKRKFNEQRSSYTDETRFIVIRNKNQVSGFVIDKLTETIRLKESDIDPAPESLDGDDNHIYGVGKREDSIITILRIEALFKRAF
- a CDS encoding tautomerase family protein yields the protein MPYINVRVASKLTIEQKRAIAKAFSETMERVANKPKPSCYIVFDEVERENWAKGETILSDLDKAETDNDA
- a CDS encoding 3',5'-cyclic-nucleotide phosphodiesterase, with product MSGITMLGAYGGRLNDKSTTSLLVSDSVAIDAGNLLSPLGFSANEINHIFLTHSHLDHIMDLPFLIDAFFASRDRPINIYGLPHTVKTLKKHIFNDEIWPNFAAISLLNSSDPVIIMREIEPNVCYEVDDVKLTPFKTNHAVESVGYVIEKEGKKIMFTSDTSRCANIWDILNEDTDIASIIIEASFPSDYEKLALDSGHLTPKLLNEELGRLKREDVTIYVNHIKPDFMETLKRELSSFERTKKAIPLSDGALILL
- a CDS encoding ATP-binding cassette domain-containing protein, which produces MTLEIRDLEFGYDGERTLFNGFDLAIAKGEVVALAGPSGSGKSTLLELIARRLKPKKGTIKAARFSWIFQDPYSSFHPTYSIANQIADCAPLDDAPALCENLAIDYALLSRKPHELSGGQLQRASILRALLMKPELILADEPTSALDNLTQLEVMKLLVSLLDRVGVLLITHDLSIAGWCADRIVEIG